TTGTTTCTAAGGTCACATAACTCACTCGTACTCCTTGTAATATTGATGTCTGAGCTACTGAGCATTTATAACTGGGATTATCCTTTGATTCATTTGTTACtgcttccttttcacttctctcagTTATCATGATGGCATGCATCATGGGTATTTCTACAATAacaattctccttccttcaatataTAATTTCAGAGGTTTGGTATTTAGATTCACATTATATCTTTTCATAAAGTCAAAACCTATTATTATCTGTGATGGCAAGGCTCTATCTTCACTGATCACAAAATCATGTGTGTATATCTTACCTCCAATTGTCAAAGTTAGCTTAGTCTTTCCTGAAGTCAACATTTCATCTCCACTCGCATTGCGAATTACCTTATTTGTTGGagtaatgtgtttcttttaagtTTGTCTACAACGTCACGCGATACAAGAGATACCCCTGCCCCGTGTCCATCAAGGCTAATACACTCTCATTTTCAATCTGAACTTCAATAGAAACATTTCCCGTGTCACTATTCACCGCTGTGATTACCACCGATTCATGTGGTTGCGTTGGTGGTAAATTggcgtttttttgtgtttgatatGTGGTGTACCTACGTGAGTTGTTCATGCAGTCCTTACTCGCATGCCCCTGTACCCCGCAGGTGAAACAAGTTACCGTGGGCCTCGCccttggtggtattggtggtaattTCACTGTGCACTGACTCGCGAAATGTCCCCACTTGTGACATCTAAAGCATTCTATGGTTCTACAATTTTGAATGGTGTGGTTATTTCGCCCACACCTCTGACAATGTATATTTCTGACATTCTGAGGGCGATACATCGTGTGATCTGTAGTAACAGCATTCACTGTCACTGCGTTTACTGGGACAACCCTATTTTCTTTGCGTACTGCAGCGTCGTGTAGCTGAAGGCTGGGGTGTGACGCTACATATTTGAGAGCTTTTTGTATACTAATAAAGGCTTTTTCATATCTGCATCagcaaggatataagaaaaatccTTAGGCAAGGCATTCACAATGATGGAGACAAATATATCATTATATACTTCCTTACCTGTGGGTTTCATGCTTTCTAATTTTGCCACAATCCCTTCTACTCTGATATAGAGCTCTGTTATGGTTTCTCTGGGCTGTCGAGTTACTGATGACAATTCACTGATCAGGCTTGGAAGCGATCTATCCTCTGGATAAATATCAAGGAATGCTTTTCTCACATCATCCCAATCATTTTTATGTTGCGTTGCACAGTGTGTCATATGAGTATATGCACTGTCTAATGCATATTGCTTGGCCAACTCTATCCTCCCTTCGTCTGTCCAGTTTGTCATTGTTCTATTTTCTAAATCCTTTATCCATGCGTGAGCGCTGGCGATACATTTTACATTTGGTACCGACGggcttctttcttcacctccacaaAAATATGGTAACCCAATTACCTTGGAAAAATTATCCCTTGCATTGTCAGTGATCGCTTCCGCAATTTCCCAGTACTGATGCAAGCCGGGTTAGGGGGAAAACGGAGATGTAGGGGGTGACTGCGCCATTCTAGAGGTTGTGACGGCTGGCTGCTGATTCGCTTTACCGTTAAGCGATACCGAGCGCTGACGTAATTTATGAACTATATGTTTCATCTACAATTAAGCAACattaaaatattctcaatatTTACTCGTTAACATCCGCTACATCCGTGACATCCAATGCACTTGATCGAAATTTTAATTGTCTTCACTCTCAACTATACGCCTGCAACGATTGCAATTGCAATaatatcccaccgctgccaccagtttcggaagttcgttgcaagttgcaatcgtgttattctaagtgaagacttattcttactgcaggtaatatattatacggtattgtattttctaattttaattcatctaagattaattacaccacttttcaagattgctcataatgtcacacaaattcaatcaatgcccttagaaatgttaagctcatctccataaatccttatctccgtaaatccttcatcaatgttaatcacatacaataaaaccacaaacattaggtgccaatttcacagctgatgcatctcaatatcaactcaatgcttgacttctataaatgcccatataatgtatacaccacaatatatcatatgtaattatctcctcaatattatatatcttaatgcatcaactgtggaattgcactacacatacataaaatcttaatataacatcctaataaatacacatcctatatttgtttcctcctttcacttaaatgacataaacattgtcttagactgcattaacaactatagagctttactcactaatacaagaaagagtctgtccatgactcaaatgtttcttctcctcctctcggccactgccttctgctttctcctctcgtttctgccaagattctagatatcttcttgctggtttctgcttattttaaatactcaaggtttcgtaccttttctccacgcccattttaccatctaccattcagagatcagacatgtggaggtccacgtgtgacaatgtaaggacgagaacacatacgaaggtaatgtagaaacaaccttaaacgtagtatacacaacattgccttactggtgtttcataggctcaacttttccctagtctcatagcacgttcaccattggtctaaacatgaaatactgcttgTTCATTGGCCATTTAAAACCACCAATCCTGTTTAACTACACGTGGGAAACACGTGTTGACTATACTACTCTCCAACGTCGTAACCagagtattttgttttgagtgtttgtttgggtctgcGTACCATCTGATGCCTggcttcctctctcttgtttatgtttGGCCTCTCTCACTCTCGTGTTCACAGCAGGGTCCCTTTACAATTCTCCCGTAGACgtaattatttacatccttgtgccactgctgcatcacgctatgtcccaccaggctgtggcatgccaggttatgacaaaataataatattataattattattcctgttcttaatgtaataataattataattattattatattattattattattattattattatattattattataataattaatattataattaattaataatattattattattattattattattattattattattattattattattattattataataataattataataataataataataataatcataatagtaataataattattattataattattataataataaaaagcaaaagataataataataataatagaataataataataataagttggaggaggataatggaaataataattataataggtTTAAGGAGTTGagtttgtaataataataatgtagagattcagacaagttggaggaggaggtatgaaaCATAGGTTTAACTTTGTTTGATTAGTATGAGCCAACTGTAGATTCTGTAGGCCAAcataaagttattaagtttattgttttatttattgtctagccgagcggtttcactggtagttttagtgtttcttatCAACCCAGGTGTACAAGGAAAAACTCAGTTTATAAAAgttagtatattatgtacaagattacaagtgctgtccacacgCCACGCACAAGAACATACGGAAACGTGTTTTAAACTCGGGAAATtgtttgtaatgtcactgaattcacagagtcactaagttcccgcagcacacagttcagacacacacacacacacttgacacacccTGCACTTCCCAGTCGCCGGTTAACTTCCTTCTGCCGTCGTCGCCGGTGCTGACACCAGGGTTGGagtaattgtaattgtaatttAATTGAAAAGTAATTAATTACATTAAAGTatgtaattgtaattgtaattgtaattgGATGTAGAACATAATGAAGTAATTGTAATTATAATTAATTACATCATAAAGTAATTGTAATTTAATTGTAATTGTGAAAAATGTCAGTCATACTAAAATTCTGATAATCCTTGTGTTTTACTGCTATGGTGGCAAATATGTGAATACTGTATATGATGGAGTATGGCAAGTTGGCAACCCTTACTGGACAACCCACCTATTATACGAGAATCAGACGCGTCCACTTCTCCTACAACACTTCAGAAAATTGCATCCTTGATCAACTCCATCAAGAAATCAACAGTAGCTGCTCCATACCTTCGATCAAAAGGGATTGTccttcaaacacaaaatgcaacaAGATGGAATTCGCAGTTGAAAATGGTGAAGTCTATACTAAAAAATCCAGTAGAGGTGAATAATGCAATTGATCTTCTGTCCCAGAAAGAtcagaggaataagaaaatcatGCCGGTGGAGATTTCTGCCTTAAAGGAGCTTGTGACTGTCCTTGAACCTTTTGAGAAGGCCATGGAAATTGTGGAAGGACAGAAGAAGGTGACTATAACTGCTGTTGGACCAGTCACTCAGGCACTTACTCATTCACTTGAACAATTAATTCATACTGCCCAGTTGCAGTACTGTGAGAAACTGGCTAAAGTACTACTGGACTCTGTAAGGAAAAGATTGGATCCCTACATGGAAATAAAAGATGTTCAAGTAGCAGCCTTGTTAGATCCTAGATTTAAACTGAACTGGATTTCATCACAAGAGCAGAAGGACCAAGTGTTAGCATATGTCAAAGAGATGCTTGAAGCTGAGGTTGTTCataaggacaagaaaagagCAAGGCAAGATGGAAACACTTATGATCTTGCTCAAGATTTACCTGAAGATCCTGAACCAAAACGACCTAAATTGTTCTCTCTCCTACCACTACCAGGTTCCTCTAAAGTCGAAAATCAACAAGGATCAAAGGGAAGCACAGTGTCAATGAATCTTTTGTTGAAGCAATATGTAGACGAAGGAACTCAACCATTTTACAGTGATCCATTACTTTATTGGAAAGAAGCGCCACATGCGATGAGTCCATTGAAGAATCTAGCAAGAGATGTATTAGGGTGTACTGCTACATCAGCTCCATCTGAACGAGTTTTTAGCATTGCAGGAAACTATTTTACTGCAAACAGAGCTCAAGTTGGGGTCTCTTCTTTCAGATCAATGATAATGATCAAGTGTAACAGTGAATTGTTTAAAAAACTACCATCCAGTGCAACCGCTCAGATATAAGTTATCCTACCACCTGCAACTTTTTAAAAATGAAATGGCAATTTAGTTTTTACAAGCCTGTCAATAGATTTGTTTTCATCCATGTATTCAAAACTACAAGAATTAAATCCTAAATcagtcttttttcctatttacatAGCTTGTTGCACTGCTgtttatttaaaggaggaaataccTTTAATCACAGGAAATTCTTAATTTAGTTATGTTGCAAAGTAGTGTTGTAATtttcaataaataacaacagtacGATACTAATGCTTTTCTTTTCAACCAAAGCTTACTATTGGAAGCTAGGTAATTATAATTGTAATTATAATTGACAGTCTCTTgtagtaattgtaattgtaaCTGTAATTAAAATTCACATGAGTAATTGTAATTATAATTGCAATTTAAAGTTTTAATAatgtaattgtaattgtaattgtaattaAGATTTTGAATTATAATTACTCCAACCCTGGCTGACACCagggcgtcggtcatgtgacggGAATTTTCCACTGGGTGTAGTGTGTCgtgcattacatttatttctcactggtagtgatacctatatTAAATGCATCCTACCCATAGAGAttacattaatttgttttagttatctgagtcaatcatgaatgcaacaaACCATTAGTTAGTTATATGAGAAACactgcaacccctgtttaaaggaaaagacgaggtcagcatttatacatgttgcaccacattacgaaagattgcatcagattcctatatacttatgtacaatgggtcctacctatcctatggcggttacaagtttattcccgactagtttcgcttgtggcttcttcaggggaactgaagttattatgataataataataatgataataataataataataataataataataataataataataataataataataataataataataatataataataataat
This DNA window, taken from Portunus trituberculatus isolate SZX2019 chromosome 15, ASM1759143v1, whole genome shotgun sequence, encodes the following:
- the LOC123504012 gene encoding uncharacterized protein LOC123504012, with translation MTNWTDEGRIELAKQYALDSAYTHMTHCATQHKNDWDDVRKAFLDIYPEDRSLPSLISELSSVTRQPRETITELYIRVEGIVAKLESMKPTDCGAMHGIRSSLGCTPKLTSSTRDEFLPRPSTTCNWTSLCGAFFVEIGGYL